In the genome of Bacteroidota bacterium, one region contains:
- the alaS gene encoding alanine--tRNA ligase codes for MNSNQVRQAFLDFFEQKSHQIVESAPMVIKNDPTLMFTNAGMNQFKDIFLGHSAIINKRIADTQKCLRVSGKHNDLEEVGRDTYHHTMFEMLGNWSFGDYFKKEAIAWAWELLTEVYKIPAENLYITVFGGDDKDKLTQDDEALNFWKEIVPENRILFGSKKDNFWEMGDSGPCGPCSEIHIDIRNKSEKEKISGDQLVNKDHPLVIEIWNLVFIEFNRKANGELVSLPAKHVDTGMGFERLSMVLQGVQSNYDTDIFQPIIQEIAHLSNKKYGANQEVDIAMRVIADHLRAVSFAISDGQLPSNTGAGYVIRRILRRGIRYGYTFLGFDEPFINDLVPILVKQMGHVFPNLEAQQELVRKVIAEEELSFLRTLAQGVKRFEQYLLNHENKTIDGNFAFELFDTFGFPIDLTQLMATEEGWKVDMIGFEERLLEQKDRSRKAAAVNTDDWIILNEQENETEFLGYTELTADARIIKYRKVEAKNKKYFEVVLNRTPFYAESGGQVGDKGQFYFNDKNVEVFDTKKDNNLTIHLTNEFLIPDDTIVKAAVVKADRQLTANNHSATHLMHAALRHVLGTHVEQKGSLVEPQRLRFDFSHFSKLSEEELSGIEEIVNAKIRENIPIEIFNDLPIAEAKTMGAMALFGEKYGDNVRVIRFDKNFSTELCGGIHVANTGQIGLFKIISEGAIAAGVRRIEAITANVALAYYQEKEKTLDNISALLKHPKDLFKAIQKLIEQNQQLLKQVESFNKGKAALILEELKKGAIEISGINLISKKVDLDMESIRDLSFSLNKEIDRMVLLLASENNGKANLSLMISEKLITEKGLDASKMIREIAKEIKGGGGGQSHLATAGGSDINGIDKALAKITSLL; via the coding sequence ATGAACTCAAATCAGGTTAGACAGGCATTTTTAGATTTTTTTGAGCAAAAAAGTCATCAGATCGTTGAATCAGCACCGATGGTGATTAAAAATGATCCTACATTAATGTTTACCAATGCAGGGATGAACCAATTCAAGGATATTTTTCTAGGACATTCAGCCATAATAAATAAACGTATTGCGGATACCCAAAAATGTCTGCGTGTTTCCGGAAAACACAATGATCTGGAAGAAGTTGGACGCGACACCTATCATCATACTATGTTTGAGATGTTGGGTAATTGGTCGTTTGGAGATTATTTCAAAAAAGAAGCTATTGCCTGGGCCTGGGAACTACTGACAGAAGTATATAAAATACCTGCTGAAAATCTTTATATTACGGTTTTTGGAGGAGACGATAAAGATAAACTTACGCAAGACGATGAAGCCCTAAATTTTTGGAAGGAAATTGTTCCTGAGAATCGCATATTATTTGGATCAAAAAAAGATAATTTCTGGGAAATGGGCGACTCCGGACCTTGCGGACCTTGCTCTGAAATCCATATTGACATACGCAACAAGTCAGAAAAAGAAAAAATATCCGGCGATCAATTAGTTAATAAAGACCATCCCTTGGTGATAGAAATTTGGAATTTGGTATTTATCGAATTCAACCGTAAAGCTAATGGAGAGCTGGTTTCATTACCTGCCAAACATGTTGATACAGGAATGGGATTTGAAAGATTGAGTATGGTTTTACAGGGAGTTCAATCAAATTATGACACGGATATATTTCAACCCATTATTCAAGAAATCGCCCATTTATCAAATAAAAAATATGGGGCAAATCAAGAAGTTGATATAGCTATGAGGGTTATAGCCGATCATTTAAGAGCGGTAAGTTTTGCTATTTCAGATGGACAATTGCCATCGAATACTGGCGCAGGATATGTAATTCGAAGAATTCTCAGAAGAGGAATCAGGTATGGATATACCTTTTTAGGATTTGATGAACCATTTATTAATGATCTGGTTCCAATCCTGGTAAAACAAATGGGACATGTATTTCCAAATCTTGAGGCTCAGCAGGAATTAGTAAGAAAAGTTATTGCAGAAGAAGAACTTTCATTTTTAAGAACACTGGCTCAGGGAGTGAAGAGATTTGAACAATATTTACTAAACCATGAGAATAAAACCATTGATGGCAATTTCGCTTTTGAACTCTTTGACACATTTGGATTCCCCATTGATTTAACCCAACTCATGGCCACCGAGGAAGGATGGAAAGTTGATATGATCGGATTTGAAGAAAGGCTTCTTGAACAGAAAGACCGTTCAAGAAAAGCTGCAGCCGTAAATACTGATGACTGGATAATATTAAATGAACAAGAGAACGAAACAGAATTTTTAGGTTATACCGAACTTACTGCCGATGCGAGAATCATAAAATATCGAAAGGTTGAGGCAAAGAATAAAAAATATTTTGAAGTAGTATTAAACAGAACTCCATTTTATGCTGAATCAGGAGGGCAGGTAGGTGATAAAGGGCAATTTTATTTTAATGACAAAAATGTTGAAGTCTTTGATACCAAAAAGGACAATAACCTCACCATACATCTAACAAATGAATTCTTAATTCCGGATGATACAATTGTAAAAGCGGCTGTTGTTAAAGCCGATCGTCAACTAACGGCAAACAATCATAGTGCCACTCATTTAATGCATGCAGCACTTCGTCATGTTTTGGGAACACATGTTGAACAAAAAGGATCTTTAGTTGAACCTCAAAGATTAAGATTTGACTTCTCCCATTTCTCAAAATTAAGCGAGGAAGAATTATCAGGGATAGAAGAGATTGTTAATGCAAAAATAAGAGAAAATATTCCGATTGAAATTTTTAATGACTTACCTATTGCCGAAGCAAAAACAATGGGTGCCATGGCATTATTTGGCGAAAAATATGGCGACAATGTCCGCGTAATCCGCTTTGATAAAAATTTCTCAACCGAATTATGTGGAGGAATTCACGTAGCCAATACCGGTCAAATTGGTTTGTTTAAAATAATATCAGAAGGGGCAATTGCCGCAGGTGTCAGAAGAATTGAAGCAATAACAGCAAATGTGGCCTTAGCCTACTATCAGGAAAAAGAAAAAACACTCGATAACATCAGTGCATTACTCAAGCATCCTAAGGATCTGTTCAAGGCCATCCAGAAACTAATTGAACAGAATCAACAATTATTGAAACAGGTTGAAAGTTTTAATAAAGGCAAAGCGGCTTTAATATTAGAAGAACTCAAAAAAGGGGCAATTGAAATATCCGGAATAAATCTTATCTCAAAGAAGGTTGATCTTGATATGGAAAGCATTCGGGATCTGTCTTTTTCATTGAATAAAGAAATCGACAGAATGGTATTATTATTAGCAAGTGAAAATAATGGGAAAGCAAACCTTAGTTTGATGATCTCGGAAAAACTTATCACAGAGAAAGGACTTGACGCCTCAAAAATGATTAGGGAAATTGCTAAGGAAATTAAAGGTGGTGGAGGTGGACAGTCTCATCTGGCTACTGCGGGGGGTTCTGATATAAATGGGATTGACAAAGCACTAGCTAAAATAACATCTCTCTTATAA
- a CDS encoding DUF4981 domain-containing protein, which translates to MNTRYIFYLICFFIFVISTKVSSQESLPDWKNPQIFELNKLEPRAHFFPYESQELAVANNKSASKWFKSLNGNWKFKWSENPSQRPSEFYKPYFDFSSWQNIVVPESWKLQGFRSLNGPPENIANQDSTYIPEDHYPLGSYLKTFVLPNDWLNRRIYIYFGSVRSAFYIWLNGEKVGYSQGSKLPAEFEITKYLKAGENIIALEVYQWSDGSLLEDRDLWQYSGIDREVYIYARPNLQIQDFFATADFTDNYKDGVLNIEIDANNLNYRKETLNLEIYLQRGRKFYSKKHKFMLEGKRKLDYQFLVPEATHWSAENPALFSLIINLKDALGNIQESISTYIGFRKIEIKNGQLNLNGKAIYLKGINRHEHNPDYNNSRESMLKDIELLKKANINAVRNSDYPNDPLWYELCDEYGLYVIDEANIELDELIIDPSNATNQKLKKAHLDRTIRMVERDKNFTSIIIWSLVNKAGGANNFLNNFSWIKLRDKSRPVQNEQLGKNSFADIAAPINPSIDEIIKHATENPSQPLIISEYINSTENKIEQMRNYWTAINKHKTLQGGFIESWEDNNTGIVYGNRSLKPAYAEVKKGYQNIEILGFDPRTGQIRLKNNYSFTDLSDFLISWNIKSEGKIILYGNIAKESIPAQSSKLIRLEMSSLKLKPGQEYILNVTLSTREKSGLIPSGFEMVQVQLNFPN; encoded by the coding sequence ATGAATACAAGATATATATTTTATCTAATATGCTTTTTTATTTTTGTAATTAGCACCAAAGTTTCTTCCCAAGAAAGTTTGCCTGATTGGAAAAATCCTCAAATTTTTGAGTTAAATAAGCTTGAACCAAGGGCTCATTTTTTCCCATACGAATCACAAGAATTAGCAGTCGCCAATAATAAATCAGCTTCAAAATGGTTTAAATCGCTCAATGGAAATTGGAAATTTAAATGGTCGGAAAACCCAAGCCAAAGGCCATCTGAATTTTACAAGCCCTATTTTGATTTTAGTTCCTGGCAAAATATTGTGGTACCGGAAAGTTGGAAACTCCAAGGATTCAGATCCTTAAATGGTCCACCTGAGAATATAGCGAATCAAGATTCTACTTATATTCCTGAAGATCATTATCCGCTTGGCTCTTATCTAAAAACATTCGTTTTACCAAATGATTGGCTTAATAGGAGGATTTATATCTATTTTGGATCTGTCCGTTCGGCATTTTATATTTGGTTAAATGGCGAAAAAGTTGGATACAGTCAAGGGTCAAAGCTTCCTGCTGAATTTGAGATCACAAAGTATCTAAAAGCCGGAGAAAATATTATTGCTTTGGAGGTTTACCAATGGAGCGATGGGTCATTACTTGAGGATCGGGATTTATGGCAATATAGTGGGATTGATCGTGAAGTTTATATTTATGCCAGACCAAATCTTCAAATTCAGGATTTTTTTGCTACAGCTGATTTTACCGACAATTATAAAGATGGGGTTTTAAATATTGAAATTGACGCTAATAATTTGAATTATCGCAAGGAAACATTGAATTTGGAAATTTACTTGCAAAGAGGACGCAAATTTTATTCAAAAAAACACAAATTCATGCTTGAAGGTAAGCGGAAATTGGATTATCAATTTCTGGTTCCTGAAGCTACCCATTGGTCTGCCGAAAATCCTGCTCTTTTTTCATTAATTATTAATTTGAAAGATGCCCTCGGAAACATTCAGGAAAGTATTTCAACATATATCGGATTTAGAAAAATTGAAATTAAAAATGGTCAGCTTAACCTAAATGGAAAAGCTATTTACTTAAAAGGAATTAACCGCCATGAACACAATCCTGATTATAACAACAGCCGCGAATCCATGCTAAAAGATATTGAATTATTAAAGAAGGCAAATATCAATGCCGTTCGAAATAGTGATTATCCCAATGATCCGCTCTGGTATGAATTGTGCGATGAGTATGGTTTATATGTGATTGACGAGGCCAATATTGAATTGGATGAGTTGATCATCGATCCTTCGAATGCGACGAATCAAAAACTTAAGAAGGCACATTTAGACAGAACTATCCGAATGGTTGAACGTGATAAAAATTTTACAAGTATAATTATCTGGTCGCTTGTTAATAAAGCCGGAGGAGCAAACAATTTTTTAAATAATTTTTCATGGATTAAACTCAGGGATAAATCACGGCCTGTTCAAAATGAGCAACTTGGCAAGAATTCATTCGCTGATATTGCAGCACCTATCAATCCTTCCATTGATGAGATCATTAAACATGCAACAGAAAACCCAAGTCAACCACTGATCATTTCTGAATACATTAACTCAACTGAGAACAAAATTGAACAGATGAGAAATTACTGGACGGCTATTAATAAACACAAAACACTACAAGGAGGGTTTATTGAGAGTTGGGAAGATAATAATACAGGAATCGTATATGGTAATCGAAGTTTAAAACCGGCTTATGCAGAAGTTAAAAAAGGTTATCAGAATATAGAAATTCTGGGATTTGACCCAAGAACGGGCCAAATAAGGCTTAAGAACAATTATTCGTTTACTGATTTAAGTGATTTTCTAATTTCATGGAACATAAAATCGGAAGGTAAAATTATTTTATATGGAAATATAGCCAAAGAATCAATTCCGGCACAATCCAGTAAATTGATCAGATTAGAAATGTCATCGCTAAAGTTAAAACCAGGACAGGAATATATCCTGAACGTCACCCTTAGTACACGCGAAAAAAGTGGATTAATCCCATCAGGTTTTGAAATGGTTCAGGTACAATTAAATTTTCCGAATTAG
- a CDS encoding alkaline phosphatase translates to MASAYKTIKFNSGFRWTVYLSISVIILTSCSFEPPIKSPKNIILMIGDGMGTTQLYSAYIANKGHLSVERCNYSGFALTHCADALITDSGAAGTAIATGFKTNLMMIGMTPDSLPRTSILKYAEQNNLATGMVVACDVTHATPAAFIANNLLRYNYEEIALDYLKTDIDVFIGGGLDRFINRKDSLNLVDSLLARNYQVIYSPDSINSASGDKIACLLYDKHPPKFDNGRGDLLRIGSLKAIEVLKKNKNGFFMMIEGSQIDWAAHDNQNDTMVSEVLDFDRTINAMLDFADIDGETLVIITADHETGGYAIMDGDIKEGIVKGAFTHDDHTGVMVPVFAYGPGAEAFTGIMDNTDIFKKIARAFKFVLN, encoded by the coding sequence ATGGCTTCAGCATACAAAACAATAAAATTCAATTCCGGTTTTCGTTGGACAGTTTACCTATCAATTTCAGTAATAATCCTAACATCATGTAGTTTTGAACCTCCTATTAAATCTCCAAAAAACATTATTTTGATGATTGGTGATGGCATGGGAACTACTCAACTTTATTCTGCATATATTGCAAATAAAGGGCATTTAAGTGTTGAACGATGTAATTATTCAGGATTCGCTCTCACCCATTGTGCTGATGCATTGATCACTGATTCGGGTGCTGCCGGAACTGCTATTGCAACAGGGTTCAAAACAAATCTTATGATGATTGGGATGACACCCGATAGTCTGCCTCGAACATCAATTTTAAAATATGCCGAACAAAATAACCTTGCCACCGGAATGGTAGTTGCCTGTGACGTGACCCATGCCACTCCAGCAGCATTTATTGCAAATAATCTACTCAGATATAATTATGAAGAAATTGCACTTGATTATCTTAAAACAGATATCGATGTATTTATTGGTGGTGGCTTAGATCGTTTTATTAATCGGAAAGACAGTTTAAATCTTGTTGACAGCCTTCTGGCTAGAAATTATCAGGTAATTTATTCACCGGATTCAATAAATTCTGCCTCCGGCGATAAGATTGCATGCCTTCTTTATGATAAGCATCCACCTAAATTTGATAACGGGCGGGGCGATTTATTAAGAATCGGCAGTTTGAAAGCGATAGAGGTTCTGAAAAAAAATAAGAACGGATTTTTTATGATGATAGAAGGTTCTCAAATTGATTGGGCTGCCCATGACAATCAAAATGATACGATGGTTAGCGAAGTATTGGATTTTGATCGAACGATTAATGCCATGCTCGATTTTGCCGATATTGACGGTGAAACTTTGGTAATAATTACTGCAGATCATGAAACCGGCGGTTATGCAATTATGGATGGGGATATCAAAGAAGGAATTGTAAAAGGCGCTTTTACTCATGATGATCATACAGGAGTAATGGTTCCTGTGTTTGCTTACGGCCCTGGAGCTGAGGCATTCACCGGAATTATGGATAATACCGATATTTTCAAAAAAATAGCCCGGGCATTTAAATTTGTACTTAATTAA
- a CDS encoding MerR family transcriptional regulator: MLPAKYQKVEKLYYTIGEVAKMFNVNVSLIRFWEKEFEIIKPKKNKKGNRLFTPTDVDNFHVIYHLVKERGFTLQGAKDKLKENPEDTAKNVEVVKSLEKIKGYLLDLKGKLNSDKPI; the protein is encoded by the coding sequence ATGTTGCCTGCTAAATATCAAAAAGTTGAAAAGCTTTACTATACCATTGGCGAAGTGGCCAAGATGTTTAATGTCAATGTTTCTTTAATAAGATTCTGGGAAAAAGAATTCGAGATTATCAAGCCAAAGAAAAATAAAAAGGGAAACCGTTTATTTACCCCAACCGATGTCGATAATTTTCATGTAATTTATCATTTGGTTAAGGAAAGAGGATTTACGCTTCAGGGAGCTAAAGATAAATTGAAAGAAAATCCGGAAGATACTGCAAAGAATGTTGAAGTGGTTAAATCTTTAGAAAAAATAAAAGGGTATCTCTTGGATTTGAAGGGAAAACTTAATTCAGATAAACCAATTTAG
- a CDS encoding M23 family metallopeptidase, protein MFKAKYKYNPKTLSYERVKLTPKGMATKLLSYMATGGLFAVIVIVLAYNFFESPKERAQSREIEQFKLQYKILDDRIAQMTDVIEDMQDRDDNIYRVILEAEPIPNSVRKAGFGGVDRYAKLDGYRNSSTIIETTKKLDRLTSQIYVQSKSFDELFDLAKNKEEMMLHIPAIQPINKNKGQIISGFGMRFHPILKFRRMHTGIDISAPRGTPIYATADGEVNFTGRQGSYGNTVIIDHGYGYQTLFGHMYEFAVKRKDKVKRGQIIGYVGSTGLSQAPHVHYEVIKDGIKINPVNFFYNDFTPEEFERILELASRDNQVLS, encoded by the coding sequence ATGTTCAAAGCCAAATATAAATACAATCCGAAAACCTTGTCGTACGAAAGGGTAAAACTTACACCTAAAGGTATGGCGACTAAGTTGTTATCTTATATGGCCACAGGTGGTTTATTTGCAGTAATTGTAATTGTTCTGGCATATAATTTCTTTGAATCCCCAAAAGAAAGAGCTCAGAGTAGAGAAATAGAGCAATTTAAGTTACAGTATAAAATTCTGGATGATCGTATTGCACAAATGACAGACGTGATAGAAGATATGCAAGATCGAGATGATAATATTTATAGGGTAATATTAGAGGCTGAACCTATTCCGAATTCAGTTCGAAAGGCGGGATTTGGCGGTGTTGACAGATATGCAAAGCTTGACGGATATCGGAATTCAAGCACTATAATTGAAACGACAAAGAAATTAGATCGTCTTACAAGTCAGATATATGTGCAGTCAAAATCATTCGATGAATTATTCGATCTTGCAAAAAACAAAGAAGAAATGATGTTGCACATTCCGGCGATTCAACCAATAAATAAGAATAAGGGTCAGATTATTTCCGGATTTGGGATGAGGTTTCACCCAATCCTTAAATTTCGAAGAATGCACACCGGGATCGATATTTCGGCACCCAGAGGTACTCCTATCTATGCAACAGCTGATGGTGAAGTTAATTTTACCGGTAGACAAGGAAGTTATGGTAACACTGTAATTATTGATCATGGATATGGTTATCAGACCTTATTTGGCCACATGTATGAATTTGCGGTTAAACGCAAGGATAAAGTAAAACGTGGTCAAATTATAGGTTATGTGGGAAGTACCGGTTTATCGCAAGCACCCCATGTGCATTATGAAGTGATAAAAGACGGAATAAAAATTAATCCGGTTAACTTCTTCTATAATGATTTTACTCCTGAAGAATTTGAAAGAATACTTGAACTTGCCTCACGTGATAATCAAGTATTATCTTAA
- a CDS encoding T9SS type A sorting domain-containing protein yields the protein MQRFSLLTIIFLIFIQLNSFGQISRKGNPPSFFHNNLSTQVPLIELKKSDKPAIANDNNYNKADATPLEIGYTINTEINMDNSGVWSDLPNGDKIWRLSLNSKGAEALNVYFTNFYLPHRCELYIYNEDKSMVLGAYTSDNNSETGIFSTELVKGDQITIEFIQSKRVKEKAGFTIGEIGHVYQYSGFNDNKLKDFGDSDPCEVNINCVEGDNWRKQKQGVARVMVKVRNSMSWCTGTLLNNVRRDYTPYFYTAEHCGPGANEADYHNWIFYFNYEAANCENSSQEPESNTINGGRLLAKVALSQGSDFKLLKLDQEVPLSFNPYFNGWSNIDQSSPSGVSIHQPWGDVKKISTYTQQLVSTTYEGDAADLSGSFWQVKWVQTTNGHGVTEGGSSGAPLFNAQGLVIGALTGGGASCSNLTAPDYFGKFAHSWDHFATDSTNQLKSWLDPDETGISSISGLDYNQEFFIPLFRADTIAVPVGQSLNFTDLSIGNISEWNWSFEGAVPSTSNEQHPQNIVYPNIGTYDVKLVIRNNSQVDSLTKAIKVVPIVSPVPASYQINVYLGTSPVAQVEFTLYDESGREVETYYSENAIKRTVLDISRFRAGFYFLKIQTKDFSKMQKIAIF from the coding sequence ATGCAAAGATTTTCTCTTCTCACAATAATTTTCTTGATATTTATTCAGCTTAATTCTTTTGGCCAGATAAGCAGGAAAGGAAATCCACCAAGCTTTTTCCATAATAATTTATCTACTCAAGTTCCATTAATTGAGTTGAAAAAATCAGATAAACCTGCAATTGCAAATGATAACAATTATAATAAAGCAGATGCAACTCCATTAGAAATCGGGTATACAATTAATACTGAGATAAATATGGACAATTCGGGTGTATGGTCTGACTTGCCTAATGGTGACAAAATATGGAGACTCAGCTTGAATTCAAAAGGTGCAGAAGCATTGAATGTTTATTTTACTAATTTTTATCTGCCTCATCGTTGTGAATTATATATTTACAATGAAGACAAATCGATGGTATTAGGTGCTTATACTTCCGATAATAATTCTGAAACAGGTATTTTTTCAACAGAATTAGTAAAAGGAGATCAAATTACAATTGAATTTATTCAATCAAAAAGGGTAAAAGAAAAGGCCGGTTTTACGATTGGTGAGATTGGTCATGTTTATCAATATTCAGGATTTAACGATAATAAACTAAAAGATTTTGGCGATTCCGACCCTTGCGAAGTAAATATAAACTGTGTGGAAGGTGATAATTGGCGAAAACAAAAGCAAGGAGTTGCACGAGTTATGGTGAAAGTTAGAAATTCAATGAGCTGGTGCACCGGTACTTTGTTGAATAATGTCAGAAGAGATTATACACCCTATTTTTATACTGCAGAACATTGTGGTCCGGGTGCTAACGAAGCTGACTATCATAATTGGATTTTTTATTTTAATTATGAGGCGGCAAATTGTGAAAACTCCTCTCAGGAACCCGAATCCAATACCATCAATGGAGGACGGTTACTAGCTAAAGTTGCCTTAAGCCAAGGCTCGGATTTTAAATTACTGAAATTAGATCAGGAAGTACCTCTTTCATTTAATCCATATTTTAATGGATGGAGCAATATCGATCAATCAAGTCCTTCGGGAGTATCTATCCATCAGCCATGGGGAGACGTTAAGAAAATATCTACTTATACCCAACAGTTGGTATCGACTACTTATGAAGGAGATGCAGCAGATTTAAGCGGTTCATTTTGGCAAGTAAAATGGGTTCAAACAACGAATGGACATGGTGTTACCGAAGGGGGATCGTCCGGAGCTCCGTTATTTAATGCCCAAGGTTTGGTTATCGGAGCATTGACAGGTGGAGGGGCAAGTTGCTCAAATCTGACTGCACCTGATTATTTCGGAAAGTTTGCTCATAGTTGGGATCATTTTGCCACCGATTCAACCAATCAGTTAAAATCATGGCTTGATCCGGATGAGACCGGGATAAGCAGTATTAGTGGATTGGATTATAATCAGGAGTTTTTTATTCCCTTATTTCGAGCCGATACGATAGCCGTTCCTGTGGGTCAATCTCTTAATTTCACGGATCTTTCGATAGGGAATATCAGTGAGTGGAATTGGTCATTTGAAGGGGCAGTTCCATCGACTTCGAATGAGCAACATCCTCAAAATATAGTTTATCCGAATATCGGCACATACGATGTTAAACTTGTAATTAGAAATAATTCACAGGTCGATAGTTTGACAAAAGCTATAAAAGTAGTTCCCATTGTATCGCCGGTACCTGCAAGTTATCAAATTAATGTTTATTTAGGAACATCTCCGGTTGCACAAGTTGAATTTACGCTCTATGATGAATCAGGCAGGGAAGTAGAAACATATTATTCTGAAAATGCGATTAAAAGAACAGTTTTGGACATCTCACGGTTTCGCGCAGGATTTTACTTTTTAAAAATTCAGACCAAGGATTTTAGTAAGATGCAAAAGATTGCCATTTTTTAA
- the rfaD gene encoding ADP-glyceromanno-heptose 6-epimerase, which yields MIVVTGAAGFIGSCLVGKMNTKGFGNITIVDDFSDPQKNLNLKSKPYRQQVHRDKFIMWLKDNHSSVDHIFHIGARTDTTEFNVEIFNKLNLNYSKDIWNACTEYQIPLTYASSAATYGMGEFGYIDDHEMIKKLKPLNPYGKSKNEFDKWVLQQENTPPFWAGFKFFNVYGPNEYHKDRMASVILHAYRQIKENKKVKLFRSHNPGYKDGMQLRDFVYIKDVLNVLCFSMKEQKGSGIYNLGTGMARSFFDLATATFKALNLEPDISFIDTPIDIRDKYQYFTQANIKKLRASGFNQSFYTLEAGITEYVQGYLARNSYY from the coding sequence ATGATTGTCGTTACTGGTGCAGCAGGTTTTATTGGAAGTTGTCTTGTCGGCAAAATGAACACAAAAGGATTTGGCAATATCACTATTGTCGATGATTTTTCTGATCCTCAGAAAAACCTAAACCTAAAATCAAAACCTTATCGCCAACAAGTTCACCGTGATAAATTTATTATGTGGTTAAAAGATAATCACAGTTCGGTTGATCATATTTTCCATATCGGTGCACGTACGGATACAACAGAATTCAATGTGGAAATTTTTAACAAATTAAACCTGAATTACAGTAAAGATATTTGGAATGCTTGCACTGAGTATCAGATTCCTTTAACCTATGCATCATCGGCTGCTACATACGGAATGGGTGAATTTGGCTATATTGATGATCATGAAATGATAAAAAAGCTGAAACCTTTAAATCCATACGGCAAATCAAAAAATGAATTCGACAAATGGGTTTTACAACAGGAGAACACCCCTCCTTTCTGGGCCGGGTTTAAATTTTTTAATGTTTACGGGCCAAACGAATATCATAAGGATCGCATGGCCTCGGTTATTCTTCATGCTTATCGTCAAATTAAGGAAAATAAAAAAGTAAAATTATTCAGGTCGCACAATCCTGGATATAAAGATGGGATGCAATTGCGTGATTTTGTTTACATAAAAGATGTGCTCAATGTCTTATGCTTTTCGATGAAAGAACAAAAAGGTTCAGGAATTTATAATTTAGGAACCGGTATGGCCCGGTCGTTTTTTGATTTGGCGACCGCAACTTTCAAAGCATTAAATCTCGAGCCCGACATTAGTTTTATTGATACACCAATAGACATCAGAGATAAATACCAATATTTTACACAAGCCAATATCAAAAAATTGCGTGCTTCCGGATTTAATCAATCTTTCTATACCTTAGAAGCCGGAATCACAGAATATGTTCAAGGTTATCTTGCGCGAAACAGCTATTACTAA